In Fibrobacter sp. UWB10, a single window of DNA contains:
- a CDS encoding GGDEF domain-containing protein, which yields MDLQEYVDHFDSMTCIMSVEKNPDGSVGKICIEVGNKAYLSTFEKSDESQATMNDGNGFTPGLEYTQYLPRDLNFEHFIVASAVEKKPMHAYIHPERFPIWFNIFSLPLNIDDPDKYYCTYTQELSSEANTEQMTNLSAKATSQVLQTCIKLRGSTNFLKTMDEIIHDIRVTCEASYCCVMLTDFKEKTCRLLSEDIAEGGSQRSLKNYLDDSFINYAKSWLETIDGSNCLVIRNDEDMNEVKLRNPNWYRSLKSAEVNSIVLFPLQYNGETVGFIWATNFDTKDTDHIKETLELTTFFIASEIANYQLLQRLEMLSSTDLLTGVLNRNAMNNRVLRMVSGRERAPQSIGIVFADLNGLKPINDNEGHNAGDCLLKEAALILKLSFEGCEIYRAGGDEFVIVALDKPKNELEKIVEKIRQDSSKPENVSFAIGFYYDDKGGDIRAAMREADALMYEDKKQYYDRFPESRRK from the coding sequence ATGGATTTACAGGAATATGTCGATCATTTCGACTCGATGACCTGTATCATGTCGGTCGAGAAAAATCCCGATGGATCAGTCGGGAAAATCTGTATCGAAGTGGGGAACAAGGCTTACCTTTCCACTTTTGAAAAAAGCGACGAATCTCAAGCGACCATGAATGATGGAAACGGTTTTACTCCGGGACTTGAATACACCCAGTATCTTCCGAGAGACCTTAATTTTGAGCATTTTATCGTTGCAAGCGCAGTCGAAAAAAAGCCGATGCATGCCTACATTCATCCGGAACGTTTTCCAATCTGGTTCAATATTTTCAGCCTGCCACTGAATATCGACGATCCAGACAAGTATTACTGCACCTACACTCAAGAACTGTCGAGCGAAGCAAATACCGAGCAGATGACCAATTTGTCGGCCAAGGCAACTTCGCAAGTCTTGCAGACCTGTATCAAGCTTCGCGGTTCTACGAATTTCTTGAAAACGATGGATGAAATCATCCATGACATTCGCGTTACATGCGAAGCTAGCTATTGCTGTGTCATGCTAACAGATTTCAAGGAAAAGACTTGCAGGCTTCTAAGCGAAGACATTGCGGAAGGGGGCTCGCAGCGTTCTCTCAAGAATTATTTGGATGATTCGTTCATTAATTACGCAAAATCGTGGCTAGAAACCATTGATGGTAGCAATTGTCTAGTTATTCGTAACGACGAAGACATGAACGAAGTCAAACTGCGCAACCCTAACTGGTACAGGTCTCTGAAGAGTGCTGAAGTGAATAGCATTGTTCTGTTCCCGCTTCAGTACAATGGCGAAACGGTCGGGTTTATTTGGGCAACCAACTTTGACACCAAAGATACCGATCATATTAAAGAAACCCTTGAACTTACGACATTCTTCATTGCTTCAGAAATTGCCAACTATCAACTTCTACAACGTCTTGAAATGTTGAGTTCGACAGACTTGCTGACAGGCGTCTTGAACCGTAACGCAATGAACAACAGGGTCCTTCGTATGGTATCCGGCCGCGAACGGGCACCCCAATCAATCGGTATTGTCTTTGCCGATTTGAACGGGCTCAAGCCGATAAACGACAACGAAGGCCATAATGCTGGAGACTGCCTGCTTAAAGAAGCGGCCTTGATTCTCAAATTGTCGTTTGAAGGTTGCGAAATTTATCGTGCCGGAGGCGATGAATTTGTCATCGTTGCCCTGGACAAGCCCAAAAATGAGCTTGAAAAGATTGTTGAAAAGATCCGTCAGGATTCTTCGAAGCCAGAAAATGTTAGTTTCGCAATAGGCTTTTACTACGACGACAAGGGGGGAGACATTCGTGCTGCAATGCGCGAAGCCGACGCCCTAATGTACGAAGACAAAAA
- a CDS encoding cellulase family glycosylhydrolase: MNMVSAKPGFFVQDRFLYSKDNEKVVLRGVNHMFIWTDREGKTIPEIAKTGANCVRIVWNTRGRVSDLDNIIAQCISNGMIPIPEIHDTTGNWERLSDAVDFWLREETVQMISNHQQYLILNIGNEPGAEAKSADEFFTVYNSIVTRMRAANIRIPLMIDADQWGQSEKNLLKVGPKLLQADPEHNLLFSLHMWWPTERHDPKATGYATVQDRIRGVLEASVEKNLPLIVGEFAPVAAGDVREIPYKFILSEAERLNIGWLAWSWGPGNFDSPEMDMTVHSSFNTLVGWGKDVCVDNPNGIQNTSVIPTFIQERNFDTGSQAIDANLIQNGEFSGEDPLANWQVDFWGGKGDVKVNDGVVRFDIKKAGKESWNLQFKQKLALREGVTYIFSMRAKADKPRTLNVNIKKDSEEYTPYANGRILDLSTSWQSFSWKFTMKEDSDAEALLIYDMGGVPISWELSDISLVQARSVEDRLNRTFQRNVQKNSGYFNAPNGPWELHLYSTKGDLLEVLDKGHGGEGMRQYPKIERSGIMVVKDLSK; encoded by the coding sequence ATGAATATGGTTTCGGCAAAACCGGGCTTTTTTGTACAAGATCGCTTTTTATATAGCAAAGACAACGAAAAGGTTGTGCTTCGTGGCGTTAACCACATGTTTATTTGGACCGACCGCGAAGGAAAAACTATTCCTGAAATTGCAAAAACGGGCGCAAACTGCGTTAGAATCGTTTGGAACACTCGCGGCCGAGTCAGTGACCTCGACAATATCATTGCACAGTGCATTAGCAACGGAATGATTCCCATTCCCGAAATTCACGACACAACCGGCAACTGGGAACGTTTGAGCGATGCCGTTGATTTCTGGCTTCGCGAAGAAACGGTGCAGATGATTTCGAATCACCAGCAGTATCTGATTCTGAACATCGGTAACGAACCGGGCGCCGAAGCAAAGTCTGCAGACGAATTCTTTACCGTGTACAATTCCATTGTCACAAGAATGCGTGCGGCAAACATCCGCATTCCCTTGATGATTGACGCTGACCAGTGGGGCCAAAGCGAAAAGAACTTGCTGAAGGTGGGTCCCAAGCTTTTGCAGGCCGACCCGGAACACAATCTGTTGTTCTCATTGCACATGTGGTGGCCCACGGAACGCCACGACCCCAAGGCAACTGGCTACGCAACTGTCCAGGACCGCATTCGCGGCGTACTTGAAGCGTCGGTCGAAAAGAATCTCCCCTTGATTGTGGGCGAGTTCGCGCCTGTTGCAGCTGGCGACGTGAGGGAAATTCCGTACAAGTTTATTTTGTCTGAAGCCGAACGCTTGAATATCGGCTGGCTCGCCTGGAGCTGGGGCCCGGGTAACTTTGATAGCCCTGAAATGGACATGACTGTCCATAGCTCCTTTAATACCTTGGTGGGCTGGGGCAAAGATGTCTGCGTGGACAATCCGAACGGCATCCAGAATACAAGCGTTATTCCGACTTTCATTCAAGAAAGGAATTTTGACACCGGTTCTCAGGCTATTGATGCCAACTTAATCCAGAATGGCGAATTCTCGGGCGAAGATCCCTTGGCCAACTGGCAAGTAGACTTCTGGGGCGGCAAGGGCGATGTCAAGGTCAACGACGGCGTTGTCCGCTTTGACATCAAGAAGGCCGGCAAGGAATCCTGGAACCTGCAGTTCAAGCAAAAGCTTGCTCTGCGCGAAGGCGTTACCTACATTTTCAGTATGCGCGCCAAGGCCGACAAGCCTCGAACCTTGAACGTGAACATCAAGAAAGATTCCGAAGAATACACGCCGTATGCCAACGGTCGTATTTTGGACTTGAGCACCAGCTGGCAGAGCTTTAGCTGGAAGTTCACCATGAAAGAAGATTCCGATGCGGAAGCCCTGCTGATTTACGACATGGGCGGAGTCCCCATTTCTTGGGAACTTAGCGACATATCGCTTGTGCAGGCCCGCAGTGTAGAAGACCGCCTCAACCGCACCTTCCAGCGCAACGTACAAAAGAATTCGGGCTATTTCAATGCTCCGAATGGCCCCTGGGAACTGCATTTGTATTCTACCAAGGGCGACCTTCTGGAGGTGCTGGATAAAGGTCATGGCGGTGAAGGCATGCGCCAGTACCCGAAGATCGAGCGAAGCGGGATTATGGTCGTCAAGGACCTGTCCAAATAA
- a CDS encoding TIGR03915 family putative DNA repair protein — MLSISYDSTFDGFLSVVFEIYRQHLDVGEIHPDRSEAPCNLFMQPFRVETSEESAQRLKRAIINQASNEILELLHVAFRSEEDGVEMKILAYLRKVFEGNDPHYAKNPTSDEMLPLFLIARAVRHEEGGMLGMVRFSKTADGTYFAEIEPKYDILEMMIGHFRGRFANEKWAIYDSKRGYGVYYDGHSPVEITIPNLKQVSASVSSPDEFVRLWQDYYKSIAIKERENPKLMRRCLPVRYWKHLPERQIAPC, encoded by the coding sequence ATGCTTTCCATTTCATACGATTCAACATTTGACGGATTCCTAAGCGTAGTCTTCGAGATTTACCGCCAGCACCTGGATGTGGGGGAGATTCACCCCGACCGTAGCGAGGCCCCTTGCAACCTGTTCATGCAGCCTTTCCGCGTCGAGACCTCCGAAGAATCCGCCCAAAGGCTCAAGCGCGCCATCATCAATCAGGCGAGCAACGAGATTCTTGAGCTTTTGCATGTGGCGTTCCGCTCCGAAGAAGACGGCGTCGAAATGAAGATTCTTGCCTACCTCCGCAAGGTCTTCGAAGGCAACGACCCGCATTACGCCAAGAATCCGACTTCCGACGAAATGCTCCCGCTGTTCTTGATTGCACGCGCTGTTCGGCACGAAGAGGGCGGCATGCTTGGCATGGTCCGCTTCAGCAAAACCGCCGACGGCACGTATTTTGCCGAAATCGAGCCCAAGTACGATATTCTGGAGATGATGATTGGGCATTTCCGTGGGCGTTTTGCGAATGAAAAGTGGGCGATATACGATTCCAAGCGCGGTTATGGCGTGTATTATGACGGTCATAGTCCAGTCGAAATTACGATTCCAAACCTGAAACAGGTGAGCGCCTCGGTCTCAAGCCCCGATGAATTCGTGCGGCTGTGGCAGGATTACTACAAGTCTATCGCCATCAAGGAGCGTGAAAACCCTAAACTTATGCGGCGTTGCCTGCCGGTTCGCTATTGGAAACACCTGCCAGAAAGACAAATTGCCCCGTGTTGA
- a CDS encoding putative DNA modification/repair radical SAM protein yields the protein MDVREKLNILSAAAKYDVSCSSSGSGRQAPKGGLGSACSAGICHTWSSDGRCISLLKVLLSNACKYDCAYCINRRSNDIPRATFTPKELINLTLEFYRRNYIEGLFLSSAVVGSPDRTMEMLIQVAKELRTVHKFGGYIHLKAIPGASRELLFQAGLYADRSSVNIEIPTDRALQYLAPEKNHASILAPMNFLAERKLEYHGERSRYSPKFLPAGQSTQMIVGAAGETDLQILTLSNGFYKQQQMKRVYFSGYVPLNADKRLPALTTKPPLVREHRLYQADWLMRFYKFGYDEVVDQAHPNLDLELDPKAAWALRHPEFFPIDIQTADYEMLLRVPGIGVKSAQLIVSGRRFSKIRLEQLKKMGVVLKRAQYFIYHPDTPASLRRLYPEMVRPLLLPKPKSLQLDLFANQPLALPAAG from the coding sequence ATGGACGTTCGCGAAAAACTGAACATTCTTTCGGCCGCAGCCAAATACGATGTTTCGTGTTCTTCTAGCGGTTCTGGCAGACAAGCGCCTAAGGGCGGGTTAGGGAGCGCCTGTAGCGCCGGCATTTGCCACACTTGGTCCTCTGACGGGCGCTGCATTTCGCTTTTGAAGGTGCTCTTGAGCAATGCCTGCAAGTACGATTGCGCCTACTGCATCAATCGCCGCAGCAACGACATTCCCCGCGCCACATTTACGCCTAAAGAACTCATCAACTTGACTCTTGAGTTTTACCGTCGCAACTACATCGAGGGGCTTTTCTTAAGTTCAGCGGTCGTGGGCAGTCCTGACCGCACCATGGAAATGCTGATTCAGGTTGCCAAGGAATTGCGTACAGTGCACAAATTTGGCGGCTACATTCACCTCAAGGCGATTCCTGGGGCTAGCCGCGAGCTTCTGTTTCAAGCGGGGCTTTATGCCGACCGCAGCAGCGTGAATATCGAAATCCCGACCGACAGAGCGTTACAATACCTAGCCCCCGAAAAGAATCACGCCTCGATTCTTGCACCCATGAACTTTCTGGCCGAACGCAAGCTGGAATATCACGGTGAGCGCTCCCGCTATTCGCCCAAGTTTTTACCTGCAGGCCAAAGCACGCAAATGATTGTGGGGGCAGCAGGGGAGACTGACTTACAGATTCTCACGCTTTCTAACGGATTCTACAAGCAACAGCAAATGAAGCGCGTGTACTTTTCGGGCTATGTACCGCTCAATGCCGACAAACGCCTTCCGGCGCTTACGACCAAGCCCCCTCTGGTACGCGAGCACAGGCTTTACCAAGCAGACTGGCTCATGCGATTCTACAAGTTCGGCTACGACGAAGTAGTCGACCAAGCGCACCCGAATTTAGACTTGGAACTAGACCCGAAAGCCGCTTGGGCGCTCAGGCATCCGGAATTTTTCCCGATTGATATTCAAACAGCCGACTACGAAATGCTCTTGCGTGTGCCAGGAATCGGCGTCAAGTCTGCGCAATTGATTGTCTCGGGCCGTCGATTCTCTAAAATCCGTCTGGAGCAATTGAAAAAGATGGGCGTTGTCCTCAAGCGTGCGCAGTACTTTATTTACCACCCCGATACGCCCGCCAGCTTGCGCAGGCTTTATCCTGAAATGGTGCGCCCCTTACTGCTCCCCAAGCCCAAATCCCTGCAGCTAGACCTATTCGCCAACCAACCCCTCGCACTCCCCGCCGCCGGTTAA
- a CDS encoding DUF2914 domain-containing protein produces MQFVDKLREKPAVQKLEKFFPAIAFLGGFAWDSITLGQMVYGTDILILLAYYTGALILVILLSAQLEHPEGWTKERLQALAKAQAKPAVAKTAALQTAPVQKSAKQVEPAAEKTVQNPVEESAADPEIKTEESRFRRAAAFIAEKTPARAKEAANRAALEAKEATAKAAALASAKAKEAASRAAIEAKDAAVKAKGAATKFAKNVGYESTAIPENAIVVRHRFLDREWSETWKQRFTWAVQFFFGGLFSALVVCYFKSSGSLASFLLVILLAILLVGNEFLQKKYESFGVSLAFFCLLGTMFMNFAIPHLVHRIGFIWFLISTVLSFGLCLFIWKISHRKKSILVAPALISIFLIVAYIMNWVPPVPLVLKQKLACQNFDKVSYSCDVDDPSLLQMIGLKIPSVHRVDSSEVYFLTSVYAPAKLKAELEYLWYYQDPKTGKYMLTDRISSGRMMINGGRESGFRTFTRKKNTPPGKYRVEIAYKNGAVIGSGTFEVFNEAPEDGFVRDTLR; encoded by the coding sequence ATGCAATTCGTCGATAAGTTGCGGGAAAAGCCCGCGGTTCAAAAATTAGAGAAGTTTTTTCCGGCTATAGCATTCTTGGGCGGTTTTGCGTGGGATTCCATTACGCTTGGCCAGATGGTCTATGGCACCGATATTTTGATATTGCTCGCCTACTACACCGGCGCGCTTATTCTAGTGATCTTGCTTTCGGCGCAGTTGGAACATCCCGAAGGCTGGACAAAAGAACGCTTGCAGGCGCTCGCCAAGGCGCAAGCGAAACCCGCTGTAGCAAAAACAGCCGCTCTGCAAACGGCTCCCGTCCAAAAATCGGCAAAGCAAGTCGAACCAGCTGCCGAAAAAACTGTTCAGAACCCTGTTGAAGAATCTGCGGCCGACCCCGAAATAAAGACGGAAGAATCTCGCTTCAGAAGGGCTGCCGCATTTATTGCAGAAAAAACGCCCGCCCGCGCCAAGGAAGCCGCCAACCGCGCCGCCCTTGAAGCTAAAGAAGCGACTGCCAAGGCCGCGGCCCTTGCATCTGCAAAAGCCAAGGAAGCGGCAAGCCGTGCCGCCATCGAAGCGAAAGATGCCGCAGTCAAGGCAAAAGGTGCTGCAACCAAGTTTGCCAAGAATGTGGGCTACGAATCGACCGCGATTCCAGAAAATGCGATTGTTGTACGCCACCGTTTCTTAGACCGTGAATGGAGCGAAACCTGGAAACAGCGCTTTACTTGGGCTGTTCAGTTCTTCTTTGGCGGTTTGTTTAGCGCCCTGGTAGTCTGCTACTTTAAGAGCAGCGGCTCGCTCGCCTCGTTCTTGCTTGTGATTTTGCTTGCCATTTTGCTTGTCGGTAACGAATTCCTGCAAAAGAAGTACGAAAGCTTTGGCGTAAGCCTTGCGTTCTTCTGTTTGCTGGGTACCATGTTCATGAACTTTGCGATTCCGCACTTGGTTCACCGAATCGGATTCATCTGGTTCTTGATTAGCACGGTGCTTTCGTTTGGCTTGTGCCTGTTTATCTGGAAGATTTCGCACCGCAAGAAGAGCATTCTTGTCGCCCCCGCCCTCATTAGTATCTTCTTGATTGTTGCCTACATTATGAACTGGGTGCCGCCTGTACCGCTGGTGCTCAAGCAAAAGCTCGCCTGCCAGAACTTCGATAAGGTGAGCTACAGCTGCGATGTCGACGATCCTAGCCTGCTGCAGATGATTGGCCTCAAGATTCCGAGCGTACATCGTGTCGACAGCAGCGAAGTCTACTTCTTGACCTCGGTCTATGCGCCGGCAAAGCTCAAGGCTGAACTGGAATACCTGTGGTATTACCAGGACCCGAAAACGGGCAAGTACATGCTGACGGACCGTATTTCTTCGGGCCGCATGATGATTAACGGCGGCCGTGAATCTGGATTCAGGACTTTCACGCGTAAGAAGAATACTCCTCCGGGCAAGTACCGTGTAGAAATTGCTTACAAGAACGGGGCCGTGATTGGCTCGGGTACATTCGAAGTCTTTAACGAAGCGCCTGAAGACGGCTTTGTGCGCGATACGTTGAGGTAG
- a CDS encoding carbon-nitrogen hydrolase, whose translation MNKIKTATLQGKWTGNSQTNNQWYVDQALALKGKGIDLVVLPEMFHTPYFPFEENADFFDMAIEKDSPLVKQWQGIAKEINAVVVFPFFEKRARGIYHNSAFVFERDGSIAGLYRKSHIPDDPAFYEKYYFIPGDTGFEPIKTSAGTLGVLICWDQWFPEAARIMSLKGADILIYPTAIGWMKSEPAEIYPRQQDSWVTVMRGHAIANRTFVLSANRIGTEGELTFWGTSFVAAPDGYIIHKNDTDFLGASIVEIDLAETEENRRWWPHFRDRRVDLYGDILKIWCKD comes from the coding sequence ATGAACAAAATCAAGACAGCAACACTGCAGGGCAAGTGGACGGGCAACAGCCAAACCAATAACCAATGGTACGTTGATCAGGCGCTTGCACTTAAGGGCAAGGGAATCGACTTGGTCGTTCTCCCCGAAATGTTCCATACGCCGTATTTTCCGTTCGAAGAAAATGCCGACTTTTTTGACATGGCCATCGAAAAAGATAGCCCGCTGGTAAAGCAGTGGCAGGGCATTGCCAAAGAAATTAACGCCGTTGTCGTTTTCCCATTCTTTGAAAAACGTGCACGCGGCATTTACCACAACAGCGCCTTCGTTTTTGAACGCGATGGTTCTATTGCCGGTCTTTACCGCAAGAGCCACATTCCCGACGATCCGGCCTTTTACGAAAAGTACTACTTTATTCCGGGCGACACGGGTTTTGAACCCATCAAGACGAGCGCCGGTACACTCGGTGTGCTGATTTGCTGGGACCAGTGGTTCCCCGAAGCAGCTCGCATTATGAGCCTGAAGGGTGCAGACATTCTTATCTACCCCACTGCAATTGGTTGGATGAAGTCTGAACCGGCTGAAATTTACCCGCGCCAGCAGGACAGCTGGGTCACGGTGATGCGTGGACACGCCATTGCAAACCGCACCTTTGTTCTTTCGGCAAACCGCATTGGTACCGAAGGCGAACTCACCTTCTGGGGAACGTCTTTCGTGGCTGCACCCGATGGCTACATCATTCACAAGAACGACACCGATTTCCTGGGCGCAAGCATTGTCGAAATTGACCTTGCTGAAACCGAAGAAAATCGCCGCTGGTGGCCGCATTTCCGCGACCGTCGCGTAGACCTATACGGGGACATTCTCAAGATTTGGTGTAAGGATTAA
- a CDS encoding agmatine deiminase family protein, protein MPKAKVRYPAEWEDQAATWLAFPHNKKNWYGERGEMIRKFYIDLIRTISEFQPVNVLVPKKDFLTTPEKIAVADRPFPASFFTIKTDDIWIRDYGPFFLKKGKETIVSETVFNAWGAKFPPWKNDNQIPARIADIFEYQKGSSVPYIFEGGAIEVNGDGLAITTLDCLTGKNRNDAKDVKKVVKALCKAFGLRDMLVLPHGLHGDHTDGHIDNVARFVAKDRIVMCEATDKRSPNNIILSEAKYLIETWLKSHYGKNAKVDTLPLPPQRKLDDGQILPASYMNFIYANGALIFPKYKSPNDAKAKAYFESVYPDRKVIGLDCRTVIEEGGSLHCMSKHESF, encoded by the coding sequence ATGCCAAAAGCAAAAGTACGTTATCCTGCGGAATGGGAAGATCAAGCAGCCACATGGCTCGCTTTTCCGCATAACAAAAAGAACTGGTACGGCGAACGCGGAGAAATGATCCGCAAGTTCTATATCGATTTAATTCGCACGATTAGCGAATTTCAGCCCGTGAATGTGCTGGTTCCTAAAAAAGATTTTCTGACGACGCCGGAAAAAATCGCTGTAGCCGACCGCCCTTTCCCGGCTAGTTTCTTTACCATTAAGACGGATGACATCTGGATCCGCGATTACGGTCCGTTCTTCTTGAAAAAGGGGAAAGAAACGATTGTTTCGGAAACAGTCTTTAACGCCTGGGGTGCAAAATTTCCGCCTTGGAAAAACGACAACCAGATTCCGGCCCGCATTGCTGACATTTTCGAATACCAGAAAGGCTCGAGTGTTCCTTACATTTTTGAAGGCGGTGCAATCGAAGTCAACGGTGACGGCCTCGCCATTACCACGCTGGATTGCTTGACGGGCAAGAACCGCAACGATGCAAAAGACGTCAAGAAGGTGGTCAAGGCGCTTTGCAAGGCCTTTGGCTTGCGTGACATGTTGGTGCTCCCCCACGGGCTCCACGGCGACCATACGGACGGCCATATCGATAACGTGGCTCGTTTTGTGGCGAAAGACCGCATCGTGATGTGCGAAGCGACCGACAAGCGCTCTCCGAATAACATTATTCTGTCGGAAGCAAAGTATTTGATTGAAACCTGGCTCAAAAGCCATTATGGCAAGAATGCCAAGGTCGATACATTGCCGCTTCCGCCACAGCGTAAGCTTGACGATGGTCAGATTTTGCCGGCCAGCTACATGAACTTTATTTATGCAAATGGTGCGCTGATTTTCCCGAAGTACAAGTCTCCGAATGATGCGAAGGCGAAGGCTTACTTTGAAAGCGTGTACCCGGACCGTAAGGTTATCGGGCTAGATTGCCGCACTGTGATTGAAGAGGGCGGCAGCCTGCATTGCATGAGCAAGCATGAAAGTTTTTAA
- a CDS encoding Mur ligase family protein translates to MESYFFIGVAGVGMSAIAQYLVGKGVAISGSDRQFSAAEKPLVMNQLEECGVKCFPQDGSGVVEGLNAVVVSTAIEDSNPDLKRAKELGIPVMHRSEMLAKISKEAKTIAVSGTSGKSTVTAMIYHILQYAGLQPSVMTGAGLVNLQKEGKIGNAVSGKGEWLVVEADESDGTLVRYEPEIGLILNVDKDHKEMNELQEIFLKFSHNILDNGKILIVNDAHPLAKKFSAGREFDFGFENYVGVQGTDFKSVGTSIQFRVRHQAELVKFVVPLPGKHNMENALAATAAALRAGVTLHTCADALATFPGVFRRHQILGTFNGVTLVDDFAHNPAKIAASIKSAQDFTEGRVIAWFQPHGFGPTRFLRNDLVEFISKTLRPKDFDDDRDNDVIFFSQIYYAGGTVTRDISAGDLADDLLLKGCEAIYIEDRDKCAEKMVEVAQPGDTILLMGARDPSLQAFAQHVQKLLEQ, encoded by the coding sequence ATGGAATCTTATTTTTTTATCGGTGTTGCGGGCGTAGGCATGAGTGCCATTGCCCAGTATCTTGTTGGCAAGGGTGTAGCAATTAGCGGTTCGGACCGCCAGTTTAGTGCGGCAGAAAAGCCCCTCGTTATGAATCAGCTTGAAGAATGTGGCGTTAAGTGCTTTCCGCAGGACGGCTCTGGCGTTGTAGAAGGCTTGAATGCAGTGGTGGTAAGTACCGCCATTGAAGACTCGAATCCGGACCTCAAGCGCGCCAAAGAGCTCGGAATCCCGGTGATGCACCGCAGCGAAATGCTCGCAAAGATTTCTAAAGAAGCAAAGACCATCGCCGTTTCGGGCACCAGCGGAAAGTCTACCGTGACCGCCATGATTTATCACATTTTGCAGTATGCAGGCCTCCAGCCTTCCGTGATGACGGGTGCTGGCCTCGTGAACTTGCAGAAAGAAGGCAAGATTGGTAACGCCGTTTCGGGCAAGGGTGAATGGCTCGTTGTCGAAGCAGACGAAAGCGACGGAACGCTGGTCCGCTACGAACCCGAAATCGGTTTGATTCTGAATGTGGACAAGGACCACAAGGAAATGAACGAACTCCAAGAAATCTTCCTCAAGTTCAGCCACAACATTTTGGACAACGGCAAGATTCTGATCGTGAACGACGCGCATCCGCTCGCTAAGAAATTCAGCGCCGGCCGTGAATTCGACTTCGGATTCGAAAACTATGTAGGCGTGCAGGGCACAGACTTCAAGTCTGTCGGAACCTCGATTCAGTTCCGTGTGCGCCACCAGGCAGAACTGGTAAAATTCGTCGTGCCGCTCCCGGGCAAGCACAATATGGAAAATGCCCTGGCCGCAACGGCTGCCGCTCTCCGCGCAGGCGTAACACTGCACACCTGCGCCGACGCCCTTGCCACATTCCCAGGCGTATTCCGCCGTCACCAGATTCTCGGAACCTTCAACGGCGTGACTCTCGTAGACGACTTCGCCCACAATCCGGCGAAAATTGCTGCCAGCATCAAGAGCGCACAGGACTTTACTGAAGGCCGCGTCATCGCCTGGTTCCAGCCTCACGGCTTTGGCCCCACGCGATTCCTCCGCAATGACCTTGTCGAATTCATCTCGAAGACGCTTCGCCCGAAGGACTTTGACGACGACCGCGACAACGACGTCATCTTCTTCAGCCAGATTTACTATGCTGGCGGCACCGTCACCCGCGACATCAGCGCCGGTGACCTCGCCGATGATTTGCTTCTGAAGGGCTGCGAAGCCATCTACATCGAAGATCGCGACAAGTGCGCTGAGAAAATGGTTGAAGTGGCTCAGCCCGGCGATACCATCCTCTTAATGGGTGCCCGCGACCCCAGCCTCCAAGCCTTCGCGCAACATGTTCAAAAATTACTAGAACAATAA
- a CDS encoding methylated-DNA--[protein]-cysteine S-methyltransferase has product MNFSDSRFTTIAHRNLWGEWTFVFEKSKLCSLRYTGEGVPSSVQACAYAEPDVVQTLSSTVARAYRKAVQQLNLYLAGKLQEFSLPLKVYGTDFQMKVWDAITEIPYGETRTYQQVAEAVGEPRATRAVGAALRANPLQIILPCHRVVGKGGSLVGYALGLDLKRRLLVIEGAIPQELLLE; this is encoded by the coding sequence ATGAACTTCTCGGATTCAAGATTCACGACGATTGCGCACCGCAACTTGTGGGGTGAATGGACGTTCGTGTTCGAGAAATCCAAGCTGTGTAGCCTGCGCTATACGGGAGAAGGTGTTCCGAGTTCGGTTCAGGCCTGCGCTTACGCCGAGCCGGATGTGGTTCAGACTTTATCGTCGACGGTGGCCCGCGCCTACCGCAAGGCCGTACAGCAGTTGAACCTGTACCTGGCCGGAAAGCTCCAGGAATTTTCGCTCCCGCTCAAGGTGTACGGCACTGATTTCCAGATGAAAGTCTGGGATGCCATCACCGAGATTCCTTACGGAGAAACTCGTACCTATCAGCAGGTTGCCGAAGCGGTTGGAGAGCCCCGCGCCACGCGTGCCGTGGGCGCCGCCCTCCGCGCGAACCCGTTACAGATTATCCTCCCCTGCCATCGCGTGGTGGGCAAGGGCGGAAGCCTAGTCGGCTACGCCCTGGGGCTTGATCTCAAGCGGAGACTCCTCGTTATCGAAGGCGCAATCCCGCAGGAACTCCTATTAGAGTAA